The region TTTTAAGTGCCTGTGGCAAAATAATTTGTCCCATCATGCGACGATAAGGAATTCCTAATGCTAATGCCGCTTCACGCTGTCCTTTATCAACAGCTAAAATACCAGCACGAATAATTTCAGATATATATGCTGCGGAGTTTAGCCCAAACGCAGCAACGGCCGCTGGAAACGGGGCAATATCAAACCCGAGCAGCTGAGGTAATCCAAAGTATATTAATAATAATTGCAGTACAAGCGGTGTTCCGCGAAACACGGACGTATATGCATCCGCAAACCATTGAAGAGGTTTATTGCGGCTGATTTTACATAAAGATAAAATAACTCCCAGCACAAACCCTAAAATTGCTGAAGCTAGGACTATCTGTATCGTTACCCCTATCCCTTTTAAAATATAAGGCATAGAAGGCACGATTTGCGAAAAATCCAAATTCATGCCTAGTTCCATTCCTC is a window of Priestia aryabhattai DNA encoding:
- a CDS encoding amino acid ABC transporter permease, with the protein product MNLDFSQIVPSMPYILKGIGVTIQIVLASAILGFVLGVILSLCKISRNKPLQWFADAYTSVFRGTPLVLQLLLIYFGLPQLLGFDIAPFPAAVAAFGLNSAAYISEIIRAGILAVDKGQREAALALGIPYRRMMGQIILPQALKNILPALMNEFITLTKESAIVTVIGALDIMRRAYIVGGEKFAYLEPLIFAGLIYYVMVMGLTLLGKAVERRMRKGD